A stretch of the Mesorhizobium sp. Pch-S genome encodes the following:
- a CDS encoding dihydroxyacetone kinase subunit L translates to MIDSKVLSSALQSVSAAAVAASAELCAADGALGDGDLGITVSEGFAEAANAALPDDFGLALLEIAKAFQRVSSSSYGTLVATGFMAAAKATKGRTAIEPNELPALVAAARDAMMARGKGALGDKTVLDSLDAIARATDGAASGEMIAKAVTAAQDTVEAFKGQPNKLGRARMFADKSIGLADPGQLALQRILEGL, encoded by the coding sequence ATGATAGACAGCAAGGTATTGAGCTCGGCTCTGCAAAGCGTTTCGGCAGCAGCTGTTGCGGCATCGGCCGAACTTTGTGCAGCCGATGGCGCGCTTGGTGACGGCGACCTTGGCATCACTGTTTCAGAGGGGTTTGCCGAAGCTGCGAATGCCGCGTTGCCGGACGACTTTGGCTTGGCGCTACTTGAGATCGCCAAGGCGTTCCAGCGCGTTTCCTCTTCTTCTTACGGCACACTGGTGGCGACCGGTTTCATGGCTGCCGCCAAGGCGACCAAAGGCAGGACGGCGATAGAACCAAACGAATTACCAGCCTTGGTCGCCGCTGCGCGCGACGCCATGATGGCGCGCGGCAAGGGTGCGCTTGGCGACAAGACCGTGCTCGACAGCCTCGATGCGATTGCCAGGGCGACTGACGGCGCAGCTTCCGGCGAAATGATCGCGAAAGCGGTGACGGCGGCACAGGACACGGTCGAGGCTTTCAAAGGCCAGCCAAACAAACTTGGCCGCGCCCGCATGTTCGCCGACAAGAGCATCGGCCTCGCCGATCCCGGCCAACTCGCGCTGCAACGCATCCTGGAAGGTCTTTAG